Genomic DNA from Urocitellus parryii isolate mUroPar1 chromosome 5, mUroPar1.hap1, whole genome shotgun sequence:
TTGCTATAAAGgtgaaacttaaaatataatcatCTGAAGACTCTTCCTTATTTTCCTTGGGATAACTACTATTTCCATAGATTGGTCCCTGCCATGCCTGCCTCTGAATTCCCTCAATATTTGGGAGCCAGAAGCTGGCAAGTCAGGAATTTTTACTTATTGGGTGGACTGTGTGAGGttagtcttttattttctgacaCTTGGGGTAGTACTGGATTGACCTCACATTTCCTTCACTTCACAGGAGAACCTTGTCCTAGACAGAGGAAGTGTATCTGCTTATGATTTCTTTGTCCCCACTCAGAGAAAGGCGGGATTCATCCCTGTGCTCTGATTCTAATACCAAATACCACTTGGTATTTCAGCTGGAAGGAGATGTGGCTGCAGGATTATTGGCAAGGTCTGGACCAGGGAGAAGCTCTCACTGCCATGATCCACAACAATGAAACTCAGAAGAGTAAATTTTGGGATTACCTGCATGAGATCTTCATGAAAAGGAACCAAAATCTCTAACTGCCCTTGTAAGAGCTTTTTACTTGGAAGATCTAAGGAGATCTTATTTTATCATGGcatactttcttttttcagtgaCAAGGGCTTACTgcattgcccaggttggccttgaattcctcctgcctcagcctcccatttaGCTGAGACTAGAGGCACATGCCATTGTGCCCAGACAAACATTCTCTTATCATGGATTTAGTTATCTTAATGGTGTGTGACCAAGGTCTCAACATGTGGTAATAGGTCTCCAGGAGAGATGGAGGCATCTAGTTCTTGGTTCATTGGGAAACAGAAGCCTAAAACACCCATTTGACACAAGGTGCTGGCCCAAAAGAGTTTTTAAAGGACTGTTCACTTCTCTAGCTCTTTCATCCTCTCAATTTTGAGGTAAGATGGGCCAGGttacttcttaaaatttctgtTCTATTTCCCAAACTCTTCCATATTCTGTACCTTTCCCAATAATCTCTTTTCCTCATCTCTTGCTTTATGAATTGTTAAGCTGGTAGGGAAGCAAAGCTTCTGGTGTGTTTTATTCTGGTTTTCTgaggaagtttttgttttgttttggttgagTCAGGATCTCATTCTGTTGCCTGAGCTGGTCTCAAGTAAACCTCTTATCTCAGCCtacaagtagctgggactacaggtgcacaccactgtGTCCAACTCTTGGGgccatatttttcatattgttacATTACTTTTCACATCagatagtttattttaaatggcCTTTTTCTAGTTTTAGGTTCTTTCCCACAATTTCAGATGGAGATACATAAACCTTGCCATCACTTTTTTACTGCTGATTTGTTTTTAGGGTACATCTGGAATTCTATTTCATTTCATGAAAAGATTTAGTAGCTGATACATGCAGTGTCAATAATGTACTGCTCTGATCTATTTTAGATCAAAGATGGAGACTAAAGTTGGAAATTATGGCAGAAAAAGTTGAATAGCCCAACTTCATTCAATCTATTACTGATATCCTTCCATACAGCTTTGTGGACAGAGAATTACTGTTTGATGGAGCGCACCCAAAGCCCTAAACTCAGAGATGAAGAGGCAAGGCAAGAAATTTAAGCCATCACAAGTGGCTGGctaaataaaaaccttaaatttAGGGATGCAGCCAAGCCCTTCTATTCCTGTGGCTCAAACAGATAGTCTAGTGAGTAAGGAGACCATGAGCTTTCCCTGGAGTAGTggaacaaaaaagaatattttggatattagagCAACTCTGGTTGTAATATATTAACAAATTACCACTGGACAAGTTCTGTAGCTTATCACTATAtctgattataaaattatatctatcCATATCTATATGTAGATAGGAAGATATATATGCATGTTAGATGCTTCAACAACTAGGTCCCTGTTTAACACTGTAGCATCTGTGGATATGATCAAGAAAAACTATAATTTAGGCTGTATTTCATtgccaaggttttttttttttttttttttttttttaaatggtgctgaggattgaatccaaggctgCGAACATGCTAATAAGCATGAGTTCTGCCTCTAAGCTACACTCCAGCCCTTCATTTTAcacttaaaatgataaaagatgtCCTTTATCATAGTAGGAAAagttttcttaatgtgttttgtCTCTtgcagaaaagaacaaaaaaagacctTCAAAAATAAATCTGTTAAAATTTGATATAGTTGGCACCCATAAAAAACACACAGGACTCTGATTTCTAAGCTTGCAATCTGTTTCAGTGCAGATGCTGATTCACATTGCAAAATACATATTGCACAAGTACAAACTTAGGTTAGAACTCAGATTGCATTCTGTGCAATAAAAAGGGTAAGTGATGGTTATGCAAGAAGTAGAATAATCCCTCCCTCTCCTAACTGCCAGTTCACATTAGCATTCCTTTAGCACTTTTATACACAAAGTAGGCCATTTGTTTTTGAATGATTTGCTGAAGACTCAGGCCTGCTTTGTGCTCAGGTCTTCCCAGACTTTCTTCCCTATTCCTTTTAACCATGTAAGTAATCACAAAAAACAGGGTAAATCAGGTGCTATGTTTCTatatgggaaaaacaaaaacaaaaaactactagGAATGGCACCCTGGTACTTATCAattaaaagtttcactttccctaTGGAGAAAGCAagcaatgttaatttttttgtggtttggggcccagCTTGCTATGTATACAGCAGCAGTATATTTGCTGCAGGCTGTGCTTACTGATGGTAGAAGTGCCTGGTAGGAATCTTTGTTATTTACACTGTGCTCTACTGTGGGGGTAGAGCACAAGGTTAATGTCTTTATTCCTGCAAgtgttgctatttttattatctcaggttTCATTTTGTATAATAAACTGCTTTTTAAACAGTGTCTTCTGCTTGGTTACTTTTTGGGGTTGGGCATGATACAGTTGgagacttataaaaatatttcaaatgtgttCTTTTAAGAAGTATTAACACTATTCTATGCACTGGAGATTCAGCAAAGATGATACACAAACAAGACTCCTTCTCTCATAgtgcttaaattttaaaatggatgttGCAGATAGATAAGgccatgaacaaaaataaattcagactATGACAGGTGCTCTGAAGAAAACAGGTTGATGGTGATGGGGTGTGAGAAGTGAGGGAAGGTTCTCTGACATGAACAGACTGAAGGGAAGAAACCCAGCCATGCAGATATCAATGGGAAGATTCTAAACATCTGTGATAAATGATTTTAACACAAATTTACACATCGAAGTAAATACTGCTCCTCCAAATTAGTCATCACATGAACTAAAGACTTGTTCAAAATATATCCCCTTTATAGAAACATTTCTTGGAGCTCATTTGGAAATGCCATAAGAATTCCTGGCACATCTTTGGGCTGAATTTTAGGTCGTTAAGAACTGAGTctgagccaggtgcggtggcacacgcctgaaatcccagaggcttgggaggctgagacaagagaaccgagagttcaaagccaatcttagcaacagagaggtgctaagcaactcagagagaccctgtcactaaatataaagtacaaaatagtgctggggatgtggctcagtggtggagtacccctgagttccatccccgtaccaaaatataaatgagaaggaagtctgggggctggggttgtagctcagtggtagagcgcttgcctagtacgtgtgaggcactgggtccactctgcaccacatataaatacataaaataaaggtccattaacaactaaaggtataaaaacaacaacaacaaaaaactaagtCTGATGCATCACAACTAAAAAAGTCCCAGTCTATAAATACTATATGGTAGCTTCAACAGGACTGATGAGAGGATTAAAGATGAATGTGTAAGCGTTTAAACCTTATCCCACCCAATGGGATCCTTACAAAGGGGTGAACGGTATTGTTACAACATAAATgagcttaatttttctttgtggcttcaGAGAGgtactaaaagtaaaaaaaaaaaaacagttcctgAAGGTttgttaaaaacatctttttccacctaacatctttttttttttttttttttttttttaaaggagaaagaaaatttattgctttgctagcaaaggagaaaagaaacacaggggactcctgtctctCATCGGGTATTTTTCGCAGCAttgggaattgatcccagggccttggcgcatgctaagcaagcgcgctaccactgagctatatcccagggACCTAATGTCTTAAACACTCACATTTTATTTCGCTCCTATCTTTTATCTTTGTACACGTCAATCACCCTCTAGACCAGTCAGCCACCATCAGAAACGCGTGTTTATCAGGACCCTTTCCTGCAAGACCACGGTCCCCAGAGAGGAGTGGCTTGTCTCCTAACCTGCAAACGAGTATAGATCCGCAGGCTTTCGAACCCAGAGCTGTTGTTGCGGAGGCCAGAAAAAAAAGGTGCACTGCGAGCCTGGACTAGCCAGTAGGGGTCACGCGAGGTCACGCACCGCGCCGCGGAGCCTGCCGGGAGCGCAATACACAATGGCGACTCCCAGTCTGCGAGGTCGCCTGGCGCGGCTTGGGAACCCCCGGAGGCCTGTACTGAAGCCCAATAAACCCCTCATCCTAGCTAACCGAGTTGGAGAGCGGCGCCGGGAGAAGGGCGGTGAGCAATCGGAGCCTGGGAGGCCCCGGAACGGGAACCGGAGTGGGGTAAGGACGGTTGGGTAGGAAGGCGGGAAGATGGGTCTCTTTGTGACTGAGAGTCCCTCAGTTCTTCCCCTCCAGAGGCGACCTGTATCACGGAGATGTCCGTCATGATGGCTTGCTGGAAGCAGAATGAATTCCGCGACGAGACGTGCAGGAAAGAGATCCAGGACTTCTTCGATTGTGCTGCAAGAGCTCAGGTGACAGCTCCTAGGGATCCTTCTCAAGAAAAGAACAGGGGGATGGATACAAATAATAGTTCTCCATGCTTTTTGCTAGGTGATGGGAAAGGTACTCGCTTTAATTTGTGATCTACTTTACGCCAAAGTGACAAAAATAACAGTTGAACGATTTGTTCCACATCTCTGAACTTTAGTTTTACTGTCAATATTAGAAACCACGTTGTAGAATTTTGAGAATGTCAAAGAAGTAATGAATGGAAAAACCACCTGAGCAAATTTAAATTGCTGCTTAAATAGATTGTTGAACTTATCTAAGGACAGTTTGATTTCCAACTTGGATTTAACCTCtagttttttggtaccagagattgaatccaggggcacttggTCATTgagccatccccagccccccgcccgcccccgaccccccccccccccccgttttttaaaattttgatgcaaggtcttgctaagttgttgaggctggctttgaacttgtgatccttctgcctcaacctcccaagttgttCGGATTACATGGCATGTAGCACCTgctagcttttctttttctttctttcatggtcccagggattgaacccaggaccttgtgcatgcaagataagcactctaccaactgaactatatccctagcctacAACTGCTAGCTTTTAATCAATAGTAGCTTCAGGTCATAGTTACTTGTAGGTCCCAAGTCCCTTTTGTTGAAAGCTGTTTACACAAATGTCTCTGGATTGGTTAATACCTTAGTGTAGTTCGgagcattgaaaaataaaaactatgcgCCTAGGGCATACTTTagaattgttattgtttttattctgtttttaggAAGCACGAAAAATGAGATCAGTCCAGGAGACCATGGGAGAGTATGGGAGTTTACCTCCCaagaaattgaataaattattaCAAAGGTTTCCTAACAAACCTCATCTCAGCTGAAAGTGGAGAAGCATTTTCAATGATTGGACTATCACTTCTGAACACTGTGCAGAGGCATTTTAGAGATGTTTGTACTGTCATGCTCTTTTCCAAGGGTAAAATGAGGTGATACCCTTTTTTTGCACTTTGGAGTTACAGTCTACATGGAAATTATGgtttatcttgaaataaaattctctGAAGAAAAATTGGCCTTTTGTTGTGAACTAGatactcttttttctttgtgtgtgtgtggtggggggagggatggaacccaaggcctctggAATTCTAGTTATTGTACCagtgagctatattccccagacTTCTCTCCTTTCTTGAACCCTATATTCTCTCCTAGTTCCAGGAAGgttttttcttcccaatttgcCCTAGGGTGGACAAGATGTCTTTTTCTGCATTAGAATCCTTTACACCATTTAGTGCTTTTGCTTTGGTTACTAAGAATGTTGAAGTTTGCCCATACGTAGAGCTTTTTGCCATCATCTGTATTCAGTGAGTACTTATTTTGTGTACAACCCCTTCAAGGTCCTCCCTTAATGAAGTTCACAAACTGGTGATCCAGAGGTTCTTCAGATCTATTTTGTGTGGTCCATGTagataaaaaaaagtttttaaattacccGATCtcattcaaaaatagaaaaaaatccatttttagccactgtttttaaaaaaagtcaaaaagcTCTGGCAactgtatttcctttttctacttAGCAATAACCAGATAGAGCTGATTATTATTTGTCCTGATATTCCAGTGACCTCCCACTAGACTCTTTCAGATGGTGAAACAGGCTTGATTGACAATTATCTTCTGTTGTATTGCCTGTTCAGTTTTCTCAAATTAccaaaggtttttatttttgtaatcccCTGGTATTTAGGAACAATTGCACATAGCACTTTATGTGTATTCTGGTCTTTCAGGTATAATTGAGTTAATCTTTTCTATGTACTTTTTAGTAATGAATGAGGGACAAAGTGATCAGTGGAGTTTTTAATGTTCTAGTGGGATAATTATTAAAGAGGGGTCTTTCCTCTTTATCCCCCAGTACCTATTCACATACTCCTTGTATTCCATGTCTAGAGCACTGTGCCTACTGCCTAATTCTGCAAGCTAAGCCTTCTAGCTATAGGAGGCCCTTTGGACTAGATATAGgagtttttttgtgtttgttttgtttttgagttggGACTTGAACCAggaagtactctactgctgaactatatCCCTGGCCCCAATCATGGTATTTTCATACCATATtacagtttattaaaaatatctcagaatgatccaggtgtgatggtgtactcctatattcccagcaacttgggaggctggggcaataggataagtttgaggccagcctcaacaaattagcaaggccctaagcaacttgtcgcaaaaaataaaaagccctggggatgtgattcagtggtaaattcaattcccagtatacaataaataaataaatctcaagtGTAATTTATACTCATTTATTAGCTTCAAGATTATAGTAGTTATTACACTTTCTTacatttattgtgtttttcttgtttttgtttttgagtgtgtgtggtgctgagagaGGACCTTGCCCATAAAGGCAAGCATTgtatcactgagctccacccctagGGGTGTAATTTAACATGTAAATAAAGAAGCATTATTATGTTACAAATTtgtttcattaacttttttttttttttttggtgttggggattgaacccagggcctccttcagacaaggcaagcactctaccaactgagctacatctccagccctcattaTTTTGATAATTGTATTTAATCATAATTTGTTTCCTTTGTAATTCTTGTTTTACTTTGTGCATTTGTAAACAGTGAGAGGAGGACCGTGGACTTTACCAGATTGCTAAACAGTCTGTAACACAAATAAAGATTAAGAATTCCTGGTCTGAGGGGCTTGGGGGTAAAGCtccctggtagagtgcttgcctagcatgtgtaaggcactaggttccatcctcagcactgcataaaaaataaataaaggtattttgaccatctacaactaaaaaataaataaatggatggataaataaataaaagaattcctGGACTCAAAGGCCTcactgacaaaaagaaaaaccatttcCTGACTcactgacaaaaagaaaaaccatttcCTGAAATCAAATGCCTTCTTTCCTGGGGTTTCCCCAGTTAGACTCATATACAAGTCTGTGGACTTGCAAGCTTCTGGACTACAATTCCCAGAAGCTGATGCGGCCCCAGGGCCTATCCCGAGTTAGGCCAATACCTCCGACCAATGGTTCCTGTGCCATCTTTTGACATACTACGCTTCCCGACATGCACAGCGGCTGTTTATTCCTTCGGGACTTTATGGACACCAAGTTATTGCTAGAATCTGTAGTCGTTTAATATATCGTTGGGGACTGGTTTCCTCTTATGGTGTGTGGCGGtaggatggagaaaaaaaagcaggaaatgtAGCAGTTAAACAAACATGTCAGCCAggcgtagtggcacatgcctgtaatcctagcgactccgaaggttaaggcaggagaatctcaagttcgaAGCTAGCCTccgcaatttagcgagaccctcagcaacctTATGATACCTTGCCTCAACAAAAGGGTGggcttgggatgtaactcagtggtaagccCCGGGTTCTATCTCAGGCACtaaatacaaacaaacatgtcTCCTACACCCGCCCGTATGGAGTCCAGTTCGAGAGCGCGAGGGCGGAAGTGGTGATGGCCGGCGCGGCCGGAAGTTCAGATCAGCTGATGGGGGAGGCGGCGCCGCAGCCGCCTAGAGGCCCCGGCCGCCCAGCGCTTCGTCCGGGCCCTGAGTCTCGGAGACTGGGCACAACCCCTGTTCGCACCTCGCTGTTGGGCGAGGCCTGGTCCCGTGTCTCTCTCAGGCTTGAGATCTTCGCCCGGCACGGCCGCCCTGAGCACCCCGGCCACCCCCAGCCCCGGCTCGCCCCTCAGGCTCCGGGCCTCCCCTCAGTCCCCGGCCGGAGGCCCAGGCCCCGGATCCGCGGGGGGAGACCCGGCCCCGGGGGGTGCGGGCCCCATGGAGCTGATGTTCGCGGAATGGGAGGATGGAGAGCGCTTCTCATTCGAGGATTCAGACCGCTTTGAGGAGGATTCGCTCTGTTCCTTCATCTCCGAGGCCGAAAGCCTTTGCCAGAACTGGCGGGGATGGCGCAAACAGTCGGCGGGGCCCAATTCCCCCACTGGCGGCGGTGGAGGAGGTGGTAGTGGCGGTACCAGAATGAGAGGTGAGGGTGcgtggggtggggttgggggaggggagcgggCAGGCCCTGTTTGGGCCTTGCTTGGGAGCTGTCCGGGACCGGGAGCTGTCCCAACCTTAGGATTGCTTTCAGGACTCGCTTTTCCGGCCCTCCCGAGGTGGGCTGACTTCtccatgcatgtgtgtgtgtgtgtgtgtgtgtgtgtgagagagagagagagagagagagagatgcgtTGTGGCACGGAATCCTGGGTTGGACAGAAAGATCTTTTGTCGTTCCTTTGCCTTAAAGATGGAGTAAAGGGGAGGAATCCGATCTCTGATTTGGGAATACTCAACTGAGGTCAGCCTTTAGAAAACCAGAAGGTAGAAGGGAATGTGATTAAGGGTTGGATTGTGAAGAAGTGACCACTTGAGGTGTGTCACTCCATTGCAAAGTGCTTTAGGAAGCTTCTTGCTTCAGGCTGTTGATCTCTCATCTCAATTGCACCAAGAGGGGATCATCCCACCTAGAAGAAAGTGGAGGTGAACTGGCTTGTGAGAAGAGACTCCACAGTTCATGGGGTTATATCAGAGTTTTGCTGCTGGCCATATGGAACATCTGTCAGAAGCCAAGGCTGGGACCTGTGGATGGGAGCCTTAGATTTCCATATCAGGGCCTAGTCAAGAATGTGGATAATTGTCTCTGAGCTCTCTTCATGAaacattttcttgctttattctttcattcttggATCTTTCTGAGAAATAACTGATTAGTGCTGTGaagaattttgctttatttagaggggatggaaaggaagaaagtaaagatAAGAAACTCCACAGGCTCAGGACTCATCACTTCCTTTCCCTGCCTTACTCACAGCAGTTTTTGTCCTGGACCTCAGCAGTTGAGGGGTTTAATTTGTGTGAGCCTATGCAGGTCATTCCAAGAGTTCTGTTTTCCAAGCTGCCCTGTAGAGATTTTTGGTGCTCTTTTGGAATGGAGTGAAATGTATATGTGTCACTTTTTAGGAGTGGCACGAGTGGTAGTATTCAACCTCAGTTTAAGAGAAAGCACATGcttgtgtgtacacatgtgcgcgcgcacacacacagacacacacagatcCTAAGCAGTTTCACTGTGGGTCTTCTATGGCTTCCCTGATTCTTTCATATTTGCATGTGTGGGTGGCCTTGGGTCTTAAGAGCTCCCATTCTCTGGGGAAGTAACTAAAGTCATAGTAGTGAACATTTTCAACATTGGTATCATCCTGGACAggttaaaatatggaaaagtgTGTCATTCCCATCCACCCCCTCAACCCAATCCATGGCTACTTTCAGTGGCTTATTTTTGTAAAagtgtttatgtttttaaaaaaggattcttTTCAGTTCTGAGATTTTGGGATCCATCTTCTAATCTGGCTAGTCATTTGATGAAGTGTGCAGCCTGTTTTAATATTACTTGTTTTGATTAAAGCAGTGTGGAGAACCTTCTTGAATGGTAACTCCAACCTGCTCCTGGTGATTCCAGGAGTAGCAGCTAAGTCCCCTTGAGATACCTGACTTTCCACCAGGGCTTCCATTGTGGGAAGTCAGAGGTTAGGTCAGCTTCTTGGTCCTTGAGGTCCCTGCTTAACTTTTCTGGCTTATCTTCTCTTCTTAAATAGGTGGCTGTTTTAGAGAAAAAGGGATAGAGAACAGGCAATCAGAATTAAGAATGCCAAAGGAGAGAGATTCACAATGTAATATGAATCTGAACTGCTTTGGGTATGTAGGAAATATGATGCCAAGCCCAATGAACACATCTGTCTGGCcaggagtttcctgaatctcCCTTGTATCTTCTTTTCTGAGCCTGAAATAGCAGGCTATGGACTGGGGACTGCCCAGCTCCCCTTTCCCAGAGGAAgtttttagggttaatgttcccTTACAAGAGGGTTCATGGGATTTCCATCCAggactccattttctttcatattgaaGATAGGGCCCAGAATGGTGCCAAGTGATTATGGCccttttaatttcctcttcaatTCCCCTACCCCAACTTTTGTTTCCAAAGATGGACTGGTAATCCCATTGGTGGAGCTATCAGCAAAGCAGGTGGCATTTCACATCCCATTTGAAGTGGTGGAGAAAGTTTACCCTCCAGTGCCTGAGCAACTCCAGCTCCGAATTGCTTTTTGGAGCTTCCCTGAGAATGAAGAGGACATTCGGTAAGGACAGAGGACTGATGGTGGGGAGTGGGGTCCTGATATCCCACACTGTCTTCTGGGCTTTCTACAGAACAaagaagatagtttttttttgtttgtttgtttgtttgttttttaaagagagagtgtgtgtgagagagagagagagggagagagagaatttttttttttaatatcaattttttcgtttttggctgacacaacatctttgtttgtatgtggtgctgaggatcgaacctgggccgcacgcacgccaggcgagcgcgctacctcttgagccacatccccagcccacaaagaaGATATTGTATTTGGGGATGTAATGAGAAAAATCCAGTAGAGAAGGGAGTGCCTGGGATTTCCTCCAAAAAAGAGTAACAATGAGGAGAAAGTACTTAGGGCGTTGTGGTCTCTGATAGGGTCTGTGAAAGGTTATTTCTTGTGTTGTGGCCTCGTCCTCTTCCCTTCAGACTGTATTCGTGCTTGGCCAATGGCAGTGCAGATGAATTTCAGCGAGGGGATCAGCTGTTCCGCATGAGGGCTGTAAAGGATCCACTGCAGATAGGTAAGGGTCCCATCATGCCTGTGGCAGCTTTGCTCCCCCATTCACCTGTTATGAATTAAAGACCCATTGCAGCCAGCTACGGTGATGCACACCAATAATCcaagcagctcgggaggctgaggcaggaggattgtgagttcaaagccagtctcagcaacggcgaggcactaatcaactcagtgagaccctgtctctaaataaaatagaaagtagggctggggacgtggctcagtggttgagtgcccctgagttcaatccccagtacctccccactacccccatcaaaaaaaaaaaaaaaacgaagacccaggggctggggttgtggctcagcggtacagcgctcgcctagcatgtgagaggccctgggttctatcctcagcacctcattaaaataaataaataaataaaggtattatgtctaacaaaaaaaaaaatctttaaaaacaacaacaacaacaacaaaaaaaaacgaAGACCCATTGCAAAAACTCTGGAGCATGTTGTCTGAATAACTATAGGGACAAGGTTCAGGGCAGAGATCCCTGATTGTGCCATTATATTTTTCCTAGGATTCCACCTGAGTGCTACAGTGGTGCCACCTCAGATGGTTCCTCCAAAGGGGGCCTACAACGTGGCTGTGATGTTTGACCGCTGCCGGGTCACTTCCTGCAGCTGTACCTGCGGGGCTGGGGCCAAATGGTGTACTCACGTCGTGGCACTCTGTCTCTTCCGCATCCACAACGTGAGGCCCTCCCAATTTATCCTGGCCCTATCCTACGCTCCATTTCCCCCTTCTCTGCTGCATGCCTGGCCACAATGTGAGCCCCCTTGCCTCCCCTGTTCTGCCTGCCTGTCCCCTGTTCCCCTTCAGCAAAAGGCTTTTCTTAAATCGCTGTGTTTCTGGGTCTCCTTTAGGCTTCTGCAGTCTGCCTGCGTGCCCCAGTCTCAGAGTCCCTATCTAGACTGCAGAGGGACCAGCTGCAGAAGTTTGCTCAGTATCTCATCAGTGAGCTCCCTCAGCAGGTGAGTGAGGTTGGCATGCCCTTCCACAATTAGCTGCATATCCTCATATCAGCCTTCCTGTTAGGCCCAGATGACTCCTTGGGTTCATCTACACTTTATTCTTTCTACCTTTGTGTCTTTCTCCTCAGATCCTCCCTACAGCTCAACGTCTCCTGGATGAACTCCTCTCTTCCCAGTCAACAGCCATTAATACAGTGTGTGGAGCCCCAGGTAAGCGTAGTGAGAAAGAAGGGCTGTAGGAAGAAAGTAGAGTGATAATACAGAATGCTGCTTGCTAAGGCTCACTATTGTCAGGCAAGTCCAGGCCCCTATCAGTAGGTGACTGATTGCCTGTCATCCCAGATCCCACAGCAGGGCCCTCAGCTTCGGACCAGAGCACTTGGTATTTGGACGAGTCAACACTGACCGACAATATCAAGAAGACGTTGCACAAGTTCTGTGGTCCCTCTCCTGTGGTCTTCAGGTAAATTGGATCTCTGCGTATTGAGTCTGTGGTTGCTGGGGTACATCCTTTAGGCTGTTggcagatccttttttttttttttaatgaggattgaacccagggccttgcacatgctaggcgagtgctctaccactgagccacaaccccagctcctttgtTTTATTAATGCTTGTGTTCCCTACCTTCTCTTTGCACTGGTGTGGTGCCTGGCACACAAATGTCATTGACGAAtcacatgatgatgatgatcttgTATAGTCACAGAGTGGTAGAATaagggttat
This window encodes:
- the Chchd1 gene encoding small ribosomal subunit protein mS37, giving the protein MATPSLRGRLARLGNPRRPVLKPNKPLILANRVGERRREKGEATCITEMSVMMACWKQNEFRDETCRKEIQDFFDCAARAQEARKMRSVQETMGEYGSLPPKKLNKLLQRFPNKPHLS